Proteins from one Mucilaginibacter jinjuensis genomic window:
- the secG gene encoding preprotein translocase subunit SecG, which produces MYFILIIVAIIVCILLGFIVLIQNPKGGGLSSNFSSSSQLMGVQKTGDILEKGTWVLAITLMVLSLAINVAVKSSSVKAGGNNEYQNQIERASKPTAPVAAPPLTAPAPIKK; this is translated from the coding sequence ATGTATTTTATTTTAATTATTGTAGCCATTATCGTATGTATCCTTTTAGGATTTATCGTATTGATCCAAAACCCTAAGGGAGGTGGCTTATCTTCAAACTTTTCGTCATCGTCGCAATTAATGGGCGTGCAAAAAACAGGTGATATCCTTGAAAAAGGTACCTGGGTACTGGCTATCACTTTAATGGTACTATCATTAGCCATTAACGTAGCTGTAAAAAGCAGCTCGGTAAAAGCAGGTGGTAACAACGAGTACCAAAACCAAATTGAAAGAGCTTCAAAACCAACAGCACCGGTTGCCGCACCTCCGCTTACAGCGCCTGCGCCAATCAAAAAATAA